In the genome of Candidatus Palauibacter scopulicola, one region contains:
- a CDS encoding dienelactone hydrolase family protein: MTRRKQASDFPQEVLALFDGYVHGFIPRRDFLKGAGKVLGSTAAAVAVLEALRPNYAWARHVATDDARIRQEYVTYPSPDGSGTMRGYMAVPADATEPRPAVLVIHENRGLNPYIEDVVRRFAAADFVALGPDALTPLGGYPGNDDEGRVMQRQLDRDTMMEDWVAAFRFLRDHDTTTGRVGAVGFCYGGGVVNQLAVRLPDLGAGVPFYGSAPAAEDVPSIQAPLMIQLAGLDERINAAYPAYEEALEAHGKSFVVHVYEGANHGFHNDTTPRYDEEAASLAQDRTIAFFNEHLRG; encoded by the coding sequence ATGACCAGGAGAAAGCAGGCGAGCGACTTCCCGCAGGAGGTGCTGGCCCTCTTTGACGGCTACGTGCATGGGTTCATTCCACGGCGGGACTTCCTTAAGGGAGCCGGGAAGGTGCTGGGCAGCACCGCGGCTGCGGTGGCGGTCCTCGAGGCACTTCGTCCCAACTACGCGTGGGCGCGGCACGTGGCGACCGACGATGCCCGAATCCGGCAGGAGTACGTCACCTACCCTTCGCCGGACGGTTCGGGGACCATGCGCGGCTACATGGCCGTGCCCGCCGACGCGACGGAGCCCAGGCCCGCGGTCCTCGTCATCCACGAGAATCGCGGCTTGAACCCTTACATCGAAGACGTGGTCCGCAGGTTCGCCGCCGCGGACTTCGTGGCGCTGGGGCCGGACGCGCTTACCCCCCTGGGTGGCTATCCCGGCAACGACGACGAGGGCCGGGTGATGCAGCGGCAGCTCGACCGGGACACGATGATGGAGGACTGGGTGGCCGCGTTCCGGTTCCTCCGCGACCATGACACGACCACCGGGCGAGTCGGGGCCGTCGGGTTCTGCTACGGCGGCGGAGTGGTGAATCAGCTCGCGGTCCGCCTTCCGGATCTGGGCGCTGGCGTGCCGTTCTACGGGTCGGCCCCAGCCGCGGAAGACGTGCCCTCGATACAGGCGCCCCTGATGATCCAGCTCGCGGGCCTGGATGAGCGGATCAACGCCGCCTACCCGGCCTACGAGGAGGCGCTGGAGGCGCACGGAAAGTCCTTCGTGGTCCACGTCTACGAGGGAGCCAACCACGGCTTCCACAACGACACCACCCCACGCTACGACGAGGAAGCCGCCAGCCTCGCGCAGGATCGGACCATCGCGTTCTTCAACGAGCACCTGCGGGGCTGA